A section of the Clostridium sp. TW13 genome encodes:
- a CDS encoding immunity 22 family protein: MESKGQVSIWVGNFSEFKELERYVESGYTEDGDSVDSKFEADFGIEYYDEDFREINMFEEPQESFTCMLQEHSYYNSIIKNYTKEQNDCLGTKYNSIILLYNFNYNKNVKEIQESDRYIKYIGSVEYDEMDY; encoded by the coding sequence ATGGAAAGTAAAGGCCAAGTTTCAATTTGGGTAGGTAATTTCAGTGAGTTTAAAGAATTGGAAAGATATGTAGAGAGTGGTTATACCGAGGATGGAGATAGTGTTGATTCTAAGTTTGAAGCAGATTTTGGTATTGAATATTATGATGAGGATTTCAGAGAAATAAATATGTTTGAAGAGCCTCAAGAATCATTTACATGCATGCTACAAGAACATTCATATTATAATAGCATAATAAAAAATTACACAAAAGAGCAGAATGATTGCTTGGGAACTAAATATAATAGTATTATTCTTTTATATAACTTTAACTATAATAAGAATGTTAAAGAAATACAGGAAAGTGACAGGTATATAAAATATATTGGTAGTGTAGAGTATGATGAAATGGACTATTAG
- a CDS encoding MBL fold metallo-hydrolase, whose product MIIQTIRHATLIIHLNNKKILIDPMLSPIGSMPPIPDVPNQNLNPLVDLPTNVDSIINCDAILITHTHRDHFDDVAASLLSKSIPVFCQPEDEDKIRSLGFVNVSSIHNNTTWNNITFNRTNGKHGHNEIAEQMGPVSGFIISSAGEPSIYIAGDTVWCDEVEKSIEKYDPELIVCNCGSAQFSYGEPITMTAEDIHELCDKFQNAKIIAVHMEAWNHCRLSREDLKHYIDAHDIKNSIFIPKDGELLSF is encoded by the coding sequence TTGATAATCCAAACAATACGACATGCAACCTTAATAATACATTTAAATAATAAAAAAATACTCATTGATCCTATGCTGAGTCCTATAGGTTCTATGCCACCTATTCCAGATGTTCCAAACCAAAATCTAAATCCTTTAGTAGATTTGCCTACAAATGTTGATAGTATCATTAATTGTGACGCTATACTCATTACTCATACCCACAGAGATCATTTTGATGATGTTGCAGCAAGCTTACTTTCAAAAAGCATCCCTGTATTCTGTCAACCTGAAGATGAAGATAAAATACGATCATTAGGTTTTGTTAATGTATCTTCAATTCATAACAATACTACATGGAATAATATAACATTTAATCGTACTAACGGAAAACATGGTCATAATGAAATAGCTGAACAAATGGGGCCAGTGTCAGGTTTTATTATTTCTTCAGCAGGTGAACCATCTATATACATCGCTGGAGATACAGTTTGGTGTGATGAAGTCGAAAAATCTATAGAAAAGTATGATCCTGAACTAATTGTTTGTAATTGCGGTTCTGCTCAATTTTCCTACGGTGAACCAATAACTATGACAGCAGAAGATATACATGAATTATGCGATAAGTTTCAAAATGCAAAAATCATAGCCGTTCATATGGAGGCATGGAATCATTGCCGATTATCACGAGAAGATTTAAAACATTATATTGATGCACATGATATCAAAAACTCTATTTTTATACCTAAGGATGGAGAGCTTTTATCTTTTTAG
- a CDS encoding Lrp/AsnC family transcriptional regulator — protein sequence MIDQTDIEILNLLTINSRMQWQEIGEEVHLTGQGVKNRINRMEKLGVIEAYTLKINFDKIGRGVTAFITVFMKTTDHAAFQRYIRTNPLIVEGNRISGEGCYMLKVIASNQKEILALLDEILQYGNYKINLSIENIK from the coding sequence ATGATTGATCAAACAGATATAGAAATTTTAAATTTACTTACAATAAACTCACGTATGCAATGGCAGGAGATTGGTGAAGAAGTTCATCTAACTGGTCAAGGAGTTAAAAATAGAATAAATAGAATGGAAAAGTTGGGAGTTATAGAAGCGTATACTTTAAAAATAAATTTTGATAAGATTGGTAGAGGAGTAACCGCCTTTATAACTGTTTTTATGAAAACTACTGATCATGCGGCATTTCAAAGATATATACGTACCAATCCACTAATAGTTGAAGGAAATAGAATAAGTGGAGAGGGGTGCTATATGTTAAAAGTAATTGCATCTAATCAAAAAGAAATATTGGCATTGTTAGATGAAATTCTACAATATGGTAACTATAAAATAAATTTATCAATAGAAAATATTAAGTAA
- a CDS encoding nuclear transport factor 2 family protein codes for MNKREEIITRYFQCWINNDSEILNDIFDSKVVYSECYGPEYRGIDVIKKWFTDWNERGTVLVWDIKQFIHSTNVTVVEWYFKCKYDGGIGEFDGVSLIEFNDSDCIISLKEFQSKIPHYYPYN; via the coding sequence ATGAATAAAAGAGAAGAAATTATTACGCGTTATTTTCAATGTTGGATAAATAATGACAGTGAGATATTAAATGATATTTTTGATTCTAAAGTAGTGTATAGTGAGTGCTATGGACCTGAATATAGAGGAATAGATGTTATAAAGAAATGGTTCACGGATTGGAATGAACGAGGAACTGTATTGGTATGGGATATAAAGCAATTTATTCATTCTACTAATGTTACTGTAGTTGAGTGGTATTTTAAATGTAAATACGATGGGGGAATTGGAGAGTTTGATGGTGTATCACTTATAGAATTTAATGATAGTGACTGCATTATAAGTTTAAAGGAATTTCAATCTAAGATTCCACATTATTATCCTTATAATTAG
- a CDS encoding HAD-IIIA family hydrolase, with protein sequence MSKGYLTISDFNNRVEDLKRQLSKEEAHFDAVYCCPHEKADRCECKKPLAGMVLQAKEKFNINIQESYVIGDIGMSDMVMAKAVGAKGILVRTGVGQGSLTEFRNTWANIEPDYVAENVLEAVKWIVEREK encoded by the coding sequence ATATCAAAGGGATATTTGACTATATCAGATTTTAATAATAGAGTTGAGGACTTGAAAAGGCAATTGAGTAAAGAAGAAGCACACTTTGATGCTGTTTATTGTTGTCCTCATGAGAAAGCTGATAGGTGTGAGTGTAAGAAACCACTAGCAGGAATGGTATTACAAGCAAAAGAAAAATTTAATATAAATATTCAAGAGAGTTATGTTATAGGAGATATTGGAATGTCTGATATGGTTATGGCAAAGGCTGTTGGAGCAAAAGGTATATTGGTGCGTACAGGAGTTGGACAAGGGAGTTTAACTGAGTTTAGAAATACTTGGGCTAATATAGAGCCTGATTATGTGGCAGAGAATGTATTAGAGGCTGTTAAGTGGATTGTAGAAAGAGAAAAGTAG
- a CDS encoding L-2-amino-thiazoline-4-carboxylic acid hydrolase, with product MENHFIENEVKELFWDELHNFQLERATKIVELFINTFGDDAIKIIEEINVDWREPLKLYIKNTVTIIEKFKELYGDKVLELLKEFNPNDSLKRGENISANSGNTLDDFLKIFGTGGTIVRKSESEAFIRSSGCLVAQVARELDVENIMYCLHCYGDPYYAKGINPNISCKHNKTLMQGDDCCEYLITIEDK from the coding sequence ATGGAAAACCATTTTATTGAGAATGAGGTCAAAGAACTCTTTTGGGATGAACTGCATAACTTTCAATTGGAACGAGCAACAAAAATAGTTGAACTTTTCATAAATACTTTTGGGGATGATGCTATTAAAATAATTGAAGAAATCAATGTAGACTGGAGAGAACCACTCAAACTATACATAAAAAATACAGTTACTATTATTGAAAAATTCAAAGAACTGTATGGAGATAAAGTACTAGAACTTCTTAAAGAATTTAATCCAAATGATTCACTAAAGCGTGGTGAAAATATTTCTGCAAATAGTGGTAATACACTTGATGATTTTTTAAAAATCTTTGGTACAGGAGGAACTATTGTAAGAAAAAGTGAATCTGAAGCATTTATAAGAAGTTCAGGATGTTTAGTAGCACAGGTTGCAAGAGAACTTGATGTTGAAAATATTATGTATTGCCTTCACTGCTATGGAGATCCTTATTATGCAAAAGGTATCAACCCAAATATATCATGTAAACATAATAAAACATTAATGCAAGGTGATGACTGTTGCGAATATCTTATAACTATTGAAGATAAATAA
- a CDS encoding GNAT family N-acetyltransferase: MSVYFGSINPENWRIFSALKVKDEQKDFVAPNLTMLARAFAYRDYNSKIYAIYNEDEPIGMLMQNDYNENGKISCLLTEFMIAEQYQGKGYGKEALQLWISMIKNENKYDSIILCYKEGDEIAENLYLNMGFHHTGDVDEDEILMEYNL; this comes from the coding sequence ATGAGTGTTTATTTTGGCAGCATTAACCCTGAAAACTGGCGTATTTTTAGTGCATTAAAGGTTAAAGATGAGCAGAAGGATTTTGTCGCACCTAACTTAACAATGCTTGCAAGAGCATTTGCATATAGAGATTATAACAGTAAGATTTATGCTATTTACAATGAGGATGAGCCTATAGGGATGCTAATGCAGAATGATTATAATGAAAATGGTAAAATATCATGTTTACTTACTGAGTTTATGATTGCAGAACAGTATCAAGGAAAAGGGTACGGCAAGGAAGCTTTACAACTTTGGATTTCTATGATAAAGAATGAAAACAAATATGATTCAATAATTCTTTGTTATAAAGAAGGCGATGAAATCGCAGAAAATTTATATCTTAACATGGGGTTTCACCATACAGGAGATGTAGATGAAGATGAAATACTCATGGAGTACAATCTTTAG
- a CDS encoding NUDIX domain-containing protein has product MGQRQRVQAIAIQNNGVLFGSGMIDEKQNTHFFIGGGIEEGETAEEAIIRELREEANVDATIIFKFEKEYKENHHTFLVKIGEQEVSLGYDPEEEEVEKPANLKALQKLEFIALNEGSRFSAIDLEYFKILLEECNARSYFPEWYGKMKRLVECC; this is encoded by the coding sequence ATGGGGCAAAGACAGAGAGTACAAGCAATTGCTATTCAAAATAATGGAGTGTTATTTGGAAGTGGAATGATAGATGAAAAACAGAATACACATTTCTTTATAGGTGGAGGAATAGAAGAAGGGGAAACTGCAGAGGAAGCAATAATTCGTGAATTAAGAGAAGAGGCAAATGTCGATGCAACAATAATATTCAAATTTGAAAAGGAATATAAGGAAAATCACCATACTTTCTTAGTGAAAATAGGGGAGCAAGAAGTATCTTTGGGGTATGACCCGGAAGAGGAAGAAGTAGAGAAGCCAGCTAATTTAAAAGCACTTCAAAAATTAGAGTTTATTGCACTAAACGAAGGTTCTAGATTTAGTGCAATTGATTTAGAATATTTTAAGATCTTACTAGAGGAGTGCAATGCGAGAAGTTATTTTCCTGAGTGGTATGGAAAAATGAAGAGATTAGTTGAATGCTGTTAA
- a CDS encoding DUF6897 domain-containing protein — MLNSATWIAIYLPIFMLLFVILPQQRNMQKFVIKKNKNRKGLKIMTNEILKKYIGKECRISTGSLGTNVAGKIVDINENWIEVETKKGMEVINAEFIQSIKII, encoded by the coding sequence TTGTTGAACTCAGCTACATGGATTGCAATCTATTTACCTATTTTCATGTTACTTTTTGTAATATTACCGCAACAACGTAATATGCAAAAGTTCGTAATTAAAAAAAATAAGAATAGAAAGGGGTTGAAAATTATGACAAATGAGATATTAAAAAAGTATATAGGCAAAGAGTGCAGGATATCTACAGGGTCACTTGGTACGAATGTAGCAGGTAAAATTGTTGATATAAATGAAAATTGGATTGAGGTTGAAACTAAAAAAGGAATGGAAGTTATTAACGCTGAATTTATACAAAGTATTAAAATAATTTAG
- a CDS encoding transglycosylase domain-containing protein, which produces MKSKKIKQSKFKNKILLRILQFVAITLIIISGFICFKYGPTISSLYDNATTKVNNCTVDSFNTNKSNNTTALNSKDPLYLTSSLIPKDVKNAFIAIEDKDFYKHGGVSIKAIFRSVYSICTNDWKLTQGGSTITQQLARNVFLNFDKNYKRKVEEMFIATKLEKKFSKDQILEFYINNIYFNNNAYGINAAAKKYFNKDCRELNLSEICTLVAIPNDPEYYNPIKHLNNTLQRRNLVLEKMKEYGYITNEDYQSAINYKIVLNLSK; this is translated from the coding sequence ATGAAAAGTAAAAAAATCAAGCAGAGTAAATTTAAAAATAAAATATTATTAAGAATCTTACAGTTTGTTGCCATAACACTAATTATTATTAGTGGATTTATTTGCTTTAAATATGGTCCTACCATTTCATCCTTGTATGATAATGCAACTACGAAGGTTAATAATTGTACTGTAGATAGCTTTAATACTAATAAATCTAACAATACAACAGCTTTAAATAGTAAAGATCCGTTATATTTAACATCTTCACTTATTCCTAAAGATGTAAAAAATGCTTTTATTGCTATTGAAGATAAAGACTTTTATAAGCATGGAGGCGTAAGCATAAAAGCAATCTTTAGGTCAGTATACTCAATCTGTACAAATGATTGGAAATTAACACAGGGAGGTAGCACTATTACTCAACAATTAGCAAGAAACGTGTTTTTAAACTTCGATAAAAATTACAAAAGAAAAGTTGAAGAAATGTTTATTGCCACCAAATTAGAAAAGAAATTCTCAAAAGATCAAATATTAGAGTTTTATATTAATAATATTTACTTCAACAATAATGCTTATGGTATTAATGCTGCTGCAAAAAAATACTTTAACAAAGATTGCAGAGAATTAAATCTTTCAGAAATATGTACCTTAGTTGCAATTCCTAATGATCCAGAATATTATAACCCCATAAAGCATTTAAATAATACTTTACAACGAAGAAATCTAGTTTTAGAGAAAATGAAAGAATATGGTTATATTACTAATGAAGATTATCAAAGCGCTATAAATTATAAGATAGTTCTAAATTTAAGTAAGTAA
- a CDS encoding DUF1003 domain-containing protein encodes MNDKENSYYSKEELVREILKKDRDLKESNINEEMIHELINGKVSKNINEADDENSTLGQRVADKIAEFGGSWTFIISFCVVLVVWILGNAFILSNKAFDPYPFVFLNLVLSCLAALQAPIIMMSQNRQSEKDRLTAANDYLINLKSEIIVEDLHYKLDLLMEQQAENTKTIETLLKKIDELENKR; translated from the coding sequence ATGAATGATAAGGAAAATTCATATTATAGTAAAGAAGAGTTAGTAAGAGAGATATTAAAAAAAGATAGGGACCTAAAAGAAAGTAATATTAATGAAGAAATGATACATGAACTGATTAATGGAAAAGTATCAAAAAACATAAATGAAGCTGATGATGAAAATTCAACCTTAGGACAAAGAGTTGCAGATAAAATAGCTGAATTTGGTGGTAGTTGGACATTTATAATAAGTTTTTGTGTGGTGCTAGTAGTTTGGATTCTAGGAAATGCTTTTATTTTAAGTAATAAAGCATTTGATCCATATCCATTTGTATTCTTGAATCTTGTGTTATCATGCCTTGCTGCTTTACAAGCTCCTATAATTATGATGTCACAAAACCGTCAATCAGAAAAAGATAGATTAACAGCTGCTAATGATTATCTTATCAACTTAAAATCTGAAATTATAGTAGAAGATTTGCATTACAAACTTGATTTGTTAATGGAACAACAGGCAGAAAATACAAAAACTATAGAAACTTTATTAAAGAAGATAGATGAATTAGAGAATAAAAGATAA
- a CDS encoding metal-dependent hydrolase: MILFGHLGLTTGVIKTYEKITYKHKDLEDRIPIDYRFVLFGSVLPDLIDKPIGAFLFRSTFHNSRIFAHTLLFSTLLVLIGVCILYKNKKNNILFLGISSFIHLIFDSMWLYSGILFWPYFGWKFPTRPEGNWMLSTIIKLVTDPTIFLPELIGFGIIAYFFVKLRKANKFKEFLYKGKL, translated from the coding sequence ATGATTTTATTTGGACATTTAGGACTTACTACAGGAGTAATAAAGACATATGAAAAAATAACTTATAAACATAAAGATTTAGAGGATAGGATTCCAATTGATTATAGATTTGTTTTATTTGGATCAGTCTTACCTGATTTGATAGACAAGCCTATTGGAGCTTTTTTGTTTAGAAGTACCTTTCATAATAGTCGTATATTTGCGCATACATTATTATTTTCTACCTTGCTAGTGTTAATAGGGGTGTGTATATTATATAAAAATAAGAAAAACAATATTCTATTTTTGGGTATTTCTAGTTTCATACATTTGATATTTGATAGTATGTGGCTATATTCAGGTATACTATTTTGGCCATACTTTGGTTGGAAGTTTCCTACTAGACCAGAAGGTAATTGGATGTTAAGTACTATTATCAAACTTGTTACAGATCCAACTATTTTTTTACCTGAGTTAATTGGATTTGGGATTATTGCATATTTCTTTGTGAAATTAAGAAAAGCTAATAAATTTAAAGAATTCTTATATAAGGGTAAATTATAA
- a CDS encoding DUF3842 family protein, translating into MKIAVIDTQGAGLGQTVVKKIRKEIGQDVNIIALGTNSFATSKMVRAGANVGISGERSIISFCKTNEIDSIIGPIDIICCNNIDGEITPLISKSIINMDCIKYVLPLQKYNIYIPGTNTMQIKDIIEEIINDIKNRAKLI; encoded by the coding sequence ATGAAAATTGCTGTTATAGACACTCAAGGTGCAGGTCTTGGACAAACTGTTGTGAAAAAGATTCGTAAAGAAATAGGTCAAGACGTTAATATTATTGCCCTTGGTACAAACTCCTTTGCTACCTCAAAAATGGTCAGAGCTGGCGCCAATGTTGGCATAAGTGGAGAACGATCTATTATCTCATTTTGCAAAACAAATGAGATTGATAGTATAATTGGACCAATTGATATAATTTGCTGTAATAATATTGATGGTGAGATTACACCCTTAATTTCAAAATCAATAATTAATATGGATTGCATTAAATATGTCCTGCCATTACAAAAATATAATATTTACATACCTGGAACAAATACTATGCAAATTAAAGATATAATTGAAGAAATAATAAATGATATAAAAAATAGAGCAAAACTCATATGA